From the Musa acuminata AAA Group cultivar baxijiao chromosome BXJ3-7, Cavendish_Baxijiao_AAA, whole genome shotgun sequence genome, one window contains:
- the LOC135643780 gene encoding subtilisin-like protease SBT4.3 codes for MSPIKYLTRLLVAITSLSLLASFTDAHEDRQVYIAYMGNQPSSQYYSTDSHLTLLDRVLDGGSSAKERLVYSYTRSFNGLAARLTHEEKEKLAGEHGVISVFPSRKLKPHTTRSWDFLGLTRDLQRKQSTGTDIIVGMLDTGIWPEAEAFSDEGFGPPPSKWKGVCQNFTCNNKIVGARFYIAPDASIPVERSPRDFNGHGSHTASTVAGGEVRKASLYGIAKGTARGGAPTARIAVYKICWSDGCDSHHILAAFDDAIADGVDIISVSLGGSLAVDYFKDELAIGSFHAVAKGILTSASAGNYGPYRETVTNVAPWMLVVAASSIDRRIVDKVVLGNNKTISGISINSFPSQKKFYPLVLGDESICLEETPNTTFEGKIILCDGLYEAGAVSSGAKGALAVISDLDSARTYSLPAVGISERQGKTIRNYIERARRPLSRIKKSRAVFNPGAPVVALFSSRGPNPITPNILKPDISAPGTDILATWSPKGSVSNDVNDTRSVKYNIISGTSMACPHATAVAAYVKSFHPGWSPAAIKSALMTTATPMSPSRNPEAELAYGAGQLNPKKATSPGLVYDATARDFVKMLCVQGYSTRLIRLVTGDNSSSCPRNVNVTTVDMNYPTMTRYVARGKEYRAEFSRTVTNVGNPNSTYTAKVASGSGLDIEVNPRKLHFGELNEKQSFVVRVAGKPLSLNSVASASIVWSDGKHEVRSPIVIHTEHELWS; via the exons ATGTCTCCGATCAAATATCTTACACGCCTTCTCGTTGCTATCACCTCCCTATCTCTTCTTGCTTCCTTTACCGATGCTCATGAAGACCGACAG GTTTATATTGCTTACATGGGAAACCAGCCGTCATCGCAATACTACTCGACCGATTCCCATCTTACCTTACTCGATCGAGTACTCGATGGCGGCAG TTCGGCGAAGGAGCGCTTGGTTTACAGCTACACGAGGAGCTTCAATGGGCTTGCAGCCAGACTCACTCACGAGGAGAAAGAAAAGTTAGCCG GTGAGCACGGAGTAATCTCAGTGTTTCCTAGCAGAAAGCTCAAGCCTCACACCACGAGGTCATGGGATTTCTTGGGCTTGACTCGCGATCTGCAGCGAAAGCAGTCGACCGGAACTGATATCATTGTCGGGATGTTAGACACAGGGATTTGGCCCGAGGCAGAAGCGTTTAGCGACGAAGGCTTTGGACCACCGCCGAGCAAATGGAAAGGTGTCTGCCAAAACTTCACATGTAACAA TAAGATCGTGGGAGCACGCTTCTACATAGCCCCGGATGCCTCGATCCCCGTCGAGCGATCTCCACGAGATTTCAACGGCCACGGCAGCCACACCGCGTCGACGGTGGCCGGCGGCGAGGTGAGGAAAGCCAGCCTGTATGGCATTGCGAAAGGCACCGCAAGGGGTGGGGCGCCCACTGCAAGGATCGCCGTCTACAAGATCTGCTGGTCCGATGGCTGCGATTCCCATCACATCCTTGCTGCATTCGACGACGCCATAGCCGACGGCGTCGATATCATATCCGTGTCGCTCGGAGGGTCACTTGCAGTCGATTACTTCAAGGACGAACTAGCGATCGGATCATTCCATGCCGTGGCGAAGGGAATCCTTACATCCGCTTCGGCAGGTAACTACGGGCCGTATCGAGAGACCGTAACCAATGTCGCTCCATGGATGCTGGTGGTTGCAGCAAGCAGCATCGATCGACGCATCGTAGACAAGGTTGTCCTGGGAAATAATAAGACCATCAGT GGGATCTCTATCAACAGCTTCCCCAGTCAGAAAAAATTCTACCCACTGGTACTCGGCGATGAAAG CATCTGTTTGGAAGAAACCCCAAATACAACTTTTGAAGGAAAGATTATCCTGTGTGATGGTCTTTATGAAGCTGGAGCTGTGTCTTCCGGTGCCAAGGGAGCATTGGCAGTGATTAGCGACCTGGACTCAGCACGCACATACTCTCTTCCTGCAGTCGGCATCAGCGAAAGGCAGGGGAAAACAATCAGAAACTACATCGAGAGAGCCAG GAGACCTCTTTCTAGGATAAAAAAAAGTCGGGCAGTCTTCAACCCAGGAGCGCCAGTTGTTGCTTTGTTCTCCTCCAGGGGGCCGAATCCGATCACTCCCAATATCCTGAAA CCTGATATAAGTGCTCCTGGGACTGATATCTTGGCAACATGGTCTCCCAAGGGCTCCGTTTCTAACGACGTCAATGATACGCGCTCAGTCAAGTACAACATCATATCCGGAACATCCATGGCCTGCCCCCATGCCACTGCTGTTGCTGCCTACGTCAAGTCGTTCCACCCGGGATGGTCTCCGGCAGCCATCAAGTCTGCTCTTATGACTACAG CCACTCCTATGAGTCCGTCACGCAATCCAGAGGCCGAACTCGCCTATGGAGCTGGGCAACTCAATCCGAAAAAGGCAACAAGTCCGGGTCTTGTGTATGATGCAACCGCGAGAGACTTCGTGAAAATGCTCTGCGTGCAAGGCTACAGCACAAGGTTGATCAGGCTCGTGACTGGAGATAATAGCAGCAGCTGTCCCAGGAACGTAAACGTAACAACGGTGGATATGAACTATCCTACGATGACCCGCTATGTTGCACGGGGTAAGGAGTACCGAGCAGAATTCTCGAGGACAGTAACCAATGTGGGAAATCCAAATTCCACCTACACAGCCAAGGTCGCCTCAGGATCCGGTCTTGATATTGAGGTGAATCCACGTAAGCTTCACTTCGGAGAATTGAATGAGAAGCAAAGCTTCGTCGTGAGGGTCGCTGGGAAGCCGCTCTCGCTGAACTCTGTTGCCTCGGCTTCGATCGTATGGTCCGATGGAAAACATGAGGTGAGAAGTCCGATAGTTATACATACAGAACATGAGCTGTGGTCATGA
- the LOC135642205 gene encoding uncharacterized protein LOC135642205 yields MELFDRAKAVRLRGHHGKYLMAGEDEERVIQSRHGSDHAARWDVEFVDGGRALRLRSCHGRFLAATSQPFLLGATGKKVIQAPAAGSFNDSSLEWEPVRDGFQVKLKSYSGHFLRANGGVPPWRNSITHDVPHRTATQDWVLWDVDIVQIHPTPAKSRSSPSKVPSAMPPPSAAPAVLPSSTSRTSPPSGPSDPDKSPDYSSSRSTSRSSSPDAVSSPHKSTFSPTLSNRQTPAPGRTIHYTVADDNGNVDDSMEWSSFTFIGTSVPELTSKLKKMTRLDDIIVCTRNPLNHRLSPLYLQLPPNNRTMQLVVVDAESSYGASFDI; encoded by the exons ATGGAGTTGTTCGACCGGGCGAAGGCCGTGCGCCTGCGGGGCCACCACGGCAAGTACCTGATGGCCGGGGAGGACGAGGAGCGCGTGATACAGAGCCGTCACGGCTCCGACCACGCCGCCCGCTGGGACGTCGAGTTCGTCGATGGCGGTCGTGCCCTCCGCCTCCGGAGCTGCCACGGCCGCTTCCTCGCAGCTACCAGCCAGCCCTTCCTCCTCGGTGCCACCGGCAAGAAGGTCATTCAGGCTCCCGCTGCCGGTTCCTTTAACGATTCCTCCCTCGAGTGGGAGCCCGTCCGCGACGGGTTCCAGGTCAAGCTCAAAAGCTACTCCGGCCACTTCCTCCGCGCCAACGGCGGCGTCCCACCCTGGCGCAACTCCATCACTCACGACGTCCCCCACCGGACTGCCACCCAGGATTGGGTCCTCTGGGACGTCGACATCGTCCAGATACACCCCACCCCCGCCAAATCGCGCTCTTCTCCTTCCAAAGTCCCCTCCGCCATGCCGCCACCCTCTGCCGCCCCCGCCGTGCTGCCGTCCTCGACCTCACGCACTTCTCCCCCTTCCGGGCCTTCTGACCCAGATAAGTCTCCGGACTATTCCTCCTCAAGGTCAACGTCGCGCTCCTCTTCTCCAGACGCTGTTTCATCTCCGCACAAGTCCACCTTCTCGCCGACATTGTCCAATCGACAG ACCCCAGCACCGGGTCGGACTATCCACTACACCGTCGCAGATGACAACGGCAATGTGGATGACAGTATGGAGTGGTCTTCCTTTACTTTTATAGGAACGAGTGTGCCTGAGTTGACTAGTAAATTGAAGAAGATGACGAGGCTCGATGATATAATTGTGTGCACTCGCAACCCACTGAACCACCGCCTCAGCCCTCTTTATTTGCAGCTGCCTCCAAACAACAGAACGATGCAGCTTGTAGTGGTCGATGCCGAGTCAAGTT ATGGAGCAAGTTTTGATATTTGA